The nucleotide window CACTGCGATGCGCACGCAGGCCGGTTTGCCCTGAAACGGACCGACGACCAATTCGCCGTCGACGAGAAAATAGAATCCTGCCCAGTTTAGTTGCGGCATCGTGTGATAAAGCAATGCGGCGAAATTCGCGGCATTGGCGACCTGATTCTCTTCTTCGGCTAGCAGTGCACGTGCCTGTTGTTCGAGTTCGGCATAGAACGTCGGTTTCGGCAGGTTGGCGGAAATGGTTCCTTCGAACATGGGAATCGTCTCTTCTAAAATGATGTAACGAACGGAAGGTCAGGATTTCAACGCCGCTCCACGGACGCAAGCGTCGGCGCCGGTACGCGTCGCACGAGTTCGCCGAGCACGCGCAGTGCATCGTCGATTTTCGCATTCCATGGGTGGCCGAAATTGAGCCGTATGCAATTTTCGAATGTGTGCGCCACGGAAAACATCGGCCCAGGCGCGACGCTGATGCCGCGTTCGATTGCGAGCCGATGCAATTCCATCGCGTCGATCGGCTCCGGAAATTCGAGCCATACGAAATAGCCGCCTTCGGGCCGCGTCCACTTTACGCCGGGCGGCATCCAGCGCCGGATCGCGGCATCCATGCTGGCGAGTTGTGCGAGCAGGGCCGAGCGCAGCTTGCGCAAATGCCGTTCATATCCGCCATGCTGCAGATAATCGGCAAGGCCTGCCTGCACGGGAATGCTCGACGAAAGAGTGGTCATCAGTTTGAGCTTTTGAACTTTGTCGGCGAATCTGCCTGCGGCGACCCAGCCGATCCGGTAACCGGGTGCGAGTGTCTTCGAGAACGAACTGCAGTGCATGACCTTGCCGCGCTTGTCGAATGCACGCGCGGGCAACGGATAATCGGCCTGAAAATGTAATTCACCATACACGTCGTCTTCGATCAGCGGAACGTCATGGCGATCGAGCAAGTCTACGAGCGCGCGCTTTTTCTCGACTGTCAAAGTGACGCCGGTTGGATTCTGGAAGTTCGTCATGAACCAGCACGCGCGAATCGGATAGCTTTTCAGCGCCTGCGCGAGTGCGTCGAGGTCGCGCCCGCTGCGTGGGTCGACGGGAATTTCGACGGCACGCAGATCGAGCCGTTCGATGGCCTGCAGCGCCGCGTAGAATCCCGGCGATTCGATCGCCACGACGTCGCCCGGGCGTGTGACGGCCATCAGACATAGGTTCAGCGCCTCGAGGGCGCCATTCGTGACGACAAGCTCGTCCGCGGGCTGCGCGATGCCCATGCCGAGGTAGCGCAGCGCGATCTGGCTACGCAGCGCCTCATTGCCCGGCGGAAGATCGGCGACGGTGCTCCATGGGCTCACGAAACGCGCCGATTGGCCAAGCGACCTGGCGAGGCGCTGCAGCGGAAACAGAAGCGGCGACGGAAACGCGGAGCCGAGCGGCACGATGTCGGGGTGC belongs to Paraburkholderia sp. SOS3 and includes:
- a CDS encoding aminotransferase-like domain-containing protein; protein product: MTRYEVLANTMAAEIRSGSIKVGARMPSLRQVIAQHGVSQSTVFRAYYLLEEWGLIRAQERSGYYVAPGAAVARSLGQQPATAPAEPAKVDISNLVFSVLEAARHPDIVPLGSAFPSPLLFPLQRLARSLGQSARFVSPWSTVADLPPGNEALRSQIALRYLGMGIAQPADELVVTNGALEALNLCLMAVTRPGDVVAIESPGFYAALQAIERLDLRAVEIPVDPRSGRDLDALAQALKSYPIRACWFMTNFQNPTGVTLTVEKKRALVDLLDRHDVPLIEDDVYGELHFQADYPLPARAFDKRGKVMHCSSFSKTLAPGYRIGWVAAGRFADKVQKLKLMTTLSSSIPVQAGLADYLQHGGYERHLRKLRSALLAQLASMDAAIRRWMPPGVKWTRPEGGYFVWLEFPEPIDAMELHRLAIERGISVAPGPMFSVAHTFENCIRLNFGHPWNAKIDDALRVLGELVRRVPAPTLASVERR